A region of the Paracoccus pantotrophus genome:
TTTGGCTTCAAGGACCGCTTCAGGCGGATTGAAGGATCTCCGGTCACCCGCCCCACCGCGCCATCCGATACACCATGGCCTGCTTGGTCGAGGAGCCGCGCATTCCCGTCGTGATGTCGCCGCTCTCGATCAGCGTCAGCAAAATTTCGTCGCGGTCGCGCGATTTCAGCCATTGGGAGGCGCGGGTGATCTCCGATTTGGTGATCCCTTTCGGCCCGGCTGCGCGGACGATCTCCTTCAGCCGCTTCAGATGCGCCTCGGTTTCGGTATCCGCCACATGGCGCTCGACCGCTTCCATGGTGCGCCGCGCGTAATGGCGCACGAAACCGATGGCCCAGCCCGCAGCGGTAATGTCGATCTCAGGGCGCACAGGATCGCGCCCGACAGCGACGATCAGCGCCAGTTTCAGCGCATTCTCTCCGATGCGGGCGAGGATGGCGGTGAAGGCGGTGCCGGCCGCTGCCCGCAGCTCCTCGGTCAGGGCGTCGCTGAGGTCGGCAAAACGGGCGCGCGCCGCATCCGACATCGGCACGGTCATCGGGTTCACGGCGGTGTTCTGATCGGCGGTCTTGCCGGTCAGGTTGCCCTTCACGGCCCCGCCGCCTTTCGCGGCCAGCTGGAGCGCCTGGATCAGCGCGGGCGGTGCCTGCCGGATGCCGACGGCGAGGTTCTCGTCCGGATAGTCCTCATCACTCGGCAGGATCAGAAAGCGCGCGAGCGAGCCGTCGACCACATTCGCGCCCTGCAGCGCGCCCCAGAAATGCAGTGGCGTCGTGGTGCCATAGACGCAAAGGCAGGGCTGGTTGATGTCGCGCCGCTCATTGGTGCCGTCGCGGTTCGCATATTCCGCCCCGAGGAAGATCCCGCCCGCGGCCGTGAACAGCTCGGTCATGTTGTCGAGGATCTCGGTGATATGGCGCGGGCTACGCTTCCGGTCGGCGGCGGCCGAGAGAAACATCCCGAATTCGTCGATCTGAAACAGGATCGCGGGCTGCCGATGGAGCGCAGTCAAGAGCCCCGCGCCGGAGGCGATCTTGTTGCCGCCGAGATGGTGGGCAAGGCCTGCCTCGAAGAAGACCTCGTTGATGATCTCGCGGGCGTGGTTCTTGCCCGAGCCGCTGTCCGCGATCCCCACGACATAGAGGTTCGAGCGCAGGTTGCTGGTCGTGCGATACCGCCGTCCCATCAACGCCCCGATGGCGCAGAGGCTCGCCCCGAGCGACAGAAGCGGTTGCGGGCGGCGGGCAGTGGCGAGCATATAGCCGGTCAGCTCGCCGACGAGACCGTCGGGGATGGTCAGGCTGAACGCGGGATTTTCCGGGTCGGCGACGGTGGGCGCGCTCCCCTCCAGCCGGGCCAGCAGGTCGGCGGCTGGATGCGGGCCGTCCGGATCGAGGCTGCCATCGAGGCGCAAGGCGGTGTCGGGCCGCCAGCCGCGTTCCATGGCGAGATGATAGATCGTGCCCGCACCAATCCGATCGGGCTTGAAGCTCGCCCAGGCGCGGGCCGTGGTCGCGGGCACGTCTTTGGCCGCCTGTGCCGACCAGGTGGCAAAGACCTCGCCGCCCTCATCGCCGAGCGCGCCCTTCAGCGCCATGCCGACGCGCATCCAGCTGTCGTAATCGAGCTCGTCATTCGGCAGCCAGTCGAGCGCCGACCGGATGGCGGGCAAGGTGCCGATCTGCCCGTGGTTGCGCAGCACGGTGGCCGGTGCTGCCGAGCGCAGCCCACGCTGGCGCAGGGCCTCGGGCAGGATCGCATAGGCTTCATCCAGAAAGGCCGCCGCCGCTTCCTCGGTGATTTCCGGAAGGTCGGTGATATCGAGATCGGCCAGCCCCTCGTCGGGCCAGACATATGGCGCACCGGTATCAGGGTGGTTGGCATAAGCCAGAAACTGCTGCCCGAGGCAGAGCACCTCAAGCGGATGGCGCTTGATGCCCCGAAACGGTGCGGCCGTGCGATAGACCAGCATGCGCTTCGGGGCGCGGCCGATGCGCAGCGCGGGCGTGTCGCCGAGGCGCGCCCGGGCCAGCACCTCGATCTGCAATGCCAGTTCGGCGTCCGCCGCGATGTCGATATCGACCGCCGCTACCGCTCCACCGACGATGCCGATGCCGCAATCGGGCCAGGCAGCCCAGGTCGCGACCTCAACCTCCGTGGTCGGGCGTTCGGCATGGCGGTTCCATTCCGGGTAATCGGCCCAACCGCCGCGCTGGAACCGGCCGGGTTTCTTGGTGCCCGGGCCGATCGGCAGGATGGCATAGCCATTGGTGACGAGCCGCGCGCCGAAGCGCGCCATCCAAGACGTGTCGGCCATCAGAACGGCACCTCCGGGGCCATCGCGTCGAGCCGGTTGCGATCCTTCGCCGCCAGCGCGCGCAGGTGGTCGCAATAGCCGGTGACGACGGCATCGAGAAACCGGGCCCATTCCTCCTCGGACAGGGTCGCGAGGTCGGACTTGCCAATGGCTTCCAGATATTCGCCGCCCATCTGGCCGCCTTTGGCCATGGC
Encoded here:
- a CDS encoding PriCT-2 domain-containing protein yields the protein MADTSWMARFGARLVTNGYAILPIGPGTKKPGRFQRGGWADYPEWNRHAERPTTEVEVATWAAWPDCGIGIVGGAVAAVDIDIAADAELALQIEVLARARLGDTPALRIGRAPKRMLVYRTAAPFRGIKRHPLEVLCLGQQFLAYANHPDTGAPYVWPDEGLADLDITDLPEITEEAAAAFLDEAYAILPEALRQRGLRSAAPATVLRNHGQIGTLPAIRSALDWLPNDELDYDSWMRVGMALKGALGDEGGEVFATWSAQAAKDVPATTARAWASFKPDRIGAGTIYHLAMERGWRPDTALRLDGSLDPDGPHPAADLLARLEGSAPTVADPENPAFSLTIPDGLVGELTGYMLATARRPQPLLSLGASLCAIGALMGRRYRTTSNLRSNLYVVGIADSGSGKNHAREIINEVFFEAGLAHHLGGNKIASGAGLLTALHRQPAILFQIDEFGMFLSAAADRKRSPRHITEILDNMTELFTAAGGIFLGAEYANRDGTNERRDINQPCLCVYGTTTPLHFWGALQGANVVDGSLARFLILPSDEDYPDENLAVGIRQAPPALIQALQLAAKGGGAVKGNLTGKTADQNTAVNPMTVPMSDAARARFADLSDALTEELRAAAGTAFTAILARIGENALKLALIVAVGRDPVRPEIDITAAGWAIGFVRHYARRTMEAVERHVADTETEAHLKRLKEIVRAAGPKGITKSEITRASQWLKSRDRDEILLTLIESGDITTGMRGSSTKQAMVYRMARWGG
- a CDS encoding DUF6511 domain-containing protein; this encodes MIDPTPNETEAMAKGGQMGGEYLEAIGKSDLATLSEEEWARFLDAVVTGYCDHLRALAAKDRNRLDAMAPEVPF